Proteins encoded by one window of Rhodamnia argentea isolate NSW1041297 chromosome 6, ASM2092103v1, whole genome shotgun sequence:
- the LOC115744216 gene encoding transcription factor BEE 1, translating to MAEFARDLQCFQPLSSLLDIGPTEPANHFNEPNLSAANSHSSSNFHSSAILSSDDPLFPYQPVPDFPGNWDDIFQGIFHPNEHNLAPLSAGDDSHEERKRKVSRLPPESSSGIGSSPLQKSETEGLGKAKRRKRGEKEKPKEVVHVRARRGQATDSHSLAERVRREKIKERLRYLQDLVPGCCQTMGMAVMLDEIINYVRSLQSQVEFLSMKLEAASSYYDFNSEADAIETLQREQVNGNRELESLMRIGHANFHPSSHP from the exons ATGGCCGAATTCGCAAGGGACTTGCAGTGCTTTCAACCACTCTCTTCTTTGCTCGACATCGGCCCGACCGAACCCGCGAACCACTTCAACGAACCGAACCTGAGTGCCGCCAATTCTCATTCCTCCTCCAACTTCCATAGCTCTGCAATTCTCTCCAGTGACGATCCCTTGTTTCCTTACCAGCCGGTCCCCGATTTTCCCGGCAACTGGGACGACATTTTCCAGGGCATTTTCCATCCTAATGAGCATAACCTTGCACCGCTCAGTGCCGGAGACGATTCGCATGAAGAAAGAAAGCGAAAGGTGTCCAGATTACCTCCTGAAAGCAGCTCAGGAATCGGGTCGTCACCACTTCAGAAGTCAGAAACAGAG GGTTTAGGAAAGGCAAAGAGAAGGAAACGTGGTGAGAAAGAGAAGCCAAAGGAAGTGGTTCATGTCAGAGCTAGAAGAGGCCAAGCCACTGATAGCCACAGTTTAGCAGAAAGG gtgagaagagagaaaatcaaAGAGAGACTGAGATATCTGCAGGATCTTGTTCCTGGGTGCTGTCAG ACCATGGGAATGGCAGTGATGCTGGATGAGATCATTAACTATGTCAGGTCATTGCAGAGTCAAGTTGAG TTTCTTTCCATGAAACTTGAAGCAGCGAGCTCATACTATGACTTCAATTCAGAGGCTGATGCAATAGAAACACTGCAG AGGGAACAGGTGAATGGGAACAGAGAGTTGGAGAGTTTGATGAGAATAGGACATGCCAACTTCCATCCAAGTTCACACCCTTGA